ACTTCATCATTTGAAACTTGACCAATACACGCAATAACAGTGTCGACCGGTAAAACCTGAGTTTCACCACCAACTGTAATAGTTAAACCCTTGCTATCAAAGCTTTGATACTGACAATCCGCAATTTGTTTTACACCATGCTGCTTAGCTACTTGACGATGGATCCAACCTGTTGTTTTTCCAAGTTCACTACCAAATCGGCCAGAGCTTCTTTTTAACATGTACAACTGACGCTCGTCTTTGTGTGGCTTCGGTTCACATTCAATTCCCCACTGCGTTTTAAACTCATCAATGGTTTGTGATTTATGTTCACTTAAAAATGCCACCATATCAAAACCAATGCCGCCAGCACCTAAAATGGCAATAGAGTTGCCTAACTCGACTTCGCCACGAATTACTTCATCGTATGCAAATACGCGTTTGTTATCACTACATTTAATTGACGCCTCACGTGGGCGAACACCCGTGGCAAATACAATGTCGTCGTACTGTGTCAGCATTGACTCGTTGTATGATGTTTCGAGCTTAACCGCTACATCTAAACGTTCTAGCTCATTAATAAAGTATGCCAGTGTATGATTAAAGTCTTCTTTGCCAGGTATTTGCATGGCTAAATTAAATTGGCCACCCATTTGCGCTTTTTGGTCAATCAAAGTGACCTTATGACCTTTTTGAGCCAAATAACAACTTGCGGATAAGCCAGCAGGGCCTGCGCCCACAACAAGTACATTTTTTGAGTTTGTCGCTTTATCGAGCGGGTAATCAAGTTCAAAAGCCGCTTGAGGATTAACCAAGCAGGTTGCACGTTTATTTTTAAATACATGATCTAAACAGCCTTGGTTACAGCCAATACAAATGTTAATTTGTTTTGTTTGATCGTTTTGATATTTATTAAAAAACTCAGGATCAGCTAATAAAGGTCTAGCCATTGATATGAGGTCGGCTTCACCTGCATTTAAAATGTCATTTGCAATGTCAGGTGTATTAATACGGTTTACTGCAATGACTGGAACGCTAACAACACTTTTTAAGCGCTTAGACGCTTCTTTAAAGGCTCCTGGTGGAACCATACTAGCAATCGTAGGAACGCGCGCTTCATGCCAGCCAATACCCGTATTAAAAATATCAACCCCGGCTTTTTCAAGCTCAGTGGCTTGAATAACCACTTCATCAGGAGTGGACCCATCAGGGATTAGATCCATAACTGACAGTCTAAATATAATTAAAAATTTATCAGATACTTTAGCCCTAACCGCTTTGACTATTTCAAGCGCTAGGCGCATTCTGTTTTCAAGGCTTCCACCAAATTCGTCTTTGCGTTTGTTAGTGTGTGGCGCCATGAATTCGTTAATCAAATAACCTTCAGACCCCATTACCTCAACGCCATCATACCCTGCTTTTTCAGCCATATAAGCAGAGTGTGCAAAGTCTTTAATCGTTTTTTTGATTGAGCTCAGTGACATTTCTTTAGGCTTGTAGGGATTAATTGGAGCCTGAATTGCACTAGGTGCCTGATTGAAAGGATGATAAGCATAGCGACCCGCATGCAGTAACTGTAAACAAATTTTCCCACCATGTTTATGAACAGCGTCTGTGTATGCGCGATGCTTAAAAACATCATAATAACTGTTAAAAGAAGACGATATTGGCGTTAACTTGCCTCGCAGGTTCGGGCTATAGCCACCGGTAATGAGCATGGCTGTGCCGCCTTTTGCACGGGCTTCATAAAATGCACGTAAACGTTTTCTGTTATGCCATCCCTCTTCGAGGCCCGTATGCATTGAGCCCATAACTAATCTGTTTCGTAATTGTGTGTGTTTTAATTGTAGTTGTTGTTCTAACATCTCATGCCCCATTAACTGGTCTAACCTGTGTAGATTCACTAATTCTGCTTTAATGATAACGAATAAGCAATATTTGCATGTATTTAATTAATACTTAAGACACGCTTAAAATACGTACTCATCTCAAAATTACTATTTAATGCGAGCGTGTATAGCATAATAAATCCATTGTTTTCGGTAGCTTAAACGTATTTATAAACACTTCGTTACGATTTAGCAGTTAAATTTATATTTATTCTAGGATAAGATGAAACAAATGTATTAGCTGTACCAAATTAAGGAGCTATTTTGATAGCAAAAATATTCAAAGGTATTTGGGCTGGAATAAACTTTTCTCGTCGATTAATAATCAACTTTTTGTTTGTACTACTTGTTATTGTATTTATTGCAGGTATATCAAGCGATGATGATAAAATTATTGTAGAGGAAGGCTCTGTTCTTAGGTTAAACCTAAATGGCCCATTGGTTGAAGAAAAGTTATATGTAGATCCTATTGAAGCGGCTTTAAATGACGCAACATCAGGTAACGACGAACCAAGTGAGATTTTACTCGATGATGTTGTTGAAGTCATAAACGAAGCAGCAAAAGATAGTCGTATCAGTGTACTACTTCTTGATTTACAAGAAATGCCTAAAGCGCATTTAAATAAACTTAAACAAATTACCAACGCTATTGAAGGCTTCAAACAGGCTGGCAAAAAAGTAATCGCTACAGGTTACTACTACACGCA
This DNA window, taken from Pseudoalteromonas marina, encodes the following:
- a CDS encoding FAD-dependent oxidoreductase, translating into MLEQQLQLKHTQLRNRLVMGSMHTGLEEGWHNRKRLRAFYEARAKGGTAMLITGGYSPNLRGKLTPISSSFNSYYDVFKHRAYTDAVHKHGGKICLQLLHAGRYAYHPFNQAPSAIQAPINPYKPKEMSLSSIKKTIKDFAHSAYMAEKAGYDGVEVMGSEGYLINEFMAPHTNKRKDEFGGSLENRMRLALEIVKAVRAKVSDKFLIIFRLSVMDLIPDGSTPDEVVIQATELEKAGVDIFNTGIGWHEARVPTIASMVPPGAFKEASKRLKSVVSVPVIAVNRINTPDIANDILNAGEADLISMARPLLADPEFFNKYQNDQTKQINICIGCNQGCLDHVFKNKRATCLVNPQAAFELDYPLDKATNSKNVLVVGAGPAGLSASCYLAQKGHKVTLIDQKAQMGGQFNLAMQIPGKEDFNHTLAYFINELERLDVAVKLETSYNESMLTQYDDIVFATGVRPREASIKCSDNKRVFAYDEVIRGEVELGNSIAILGAGGIGFDMVAFLSEHKSQTIDEFKTQWGIECEPKPHKDERQLYMLKRSSGRFGSELGKTTGWIHRQVAKQHGVKQIADCQYQSFDSKGLTITVGGETQVLPVDTVIACIGQVSNDEVVKPHAENAKVHVIGGAKLAAAIDAKRAIFEALQIARSI